A region from the Variovorax paradoxus genome encodes:
- a CDS encoding non-ribosomal peptide synthetase — MARLAPGCTVFNHYGPTETTVGVMVHRLDAGAAFPDVLPLSQVLANNRVRVLDAALRLAPTGALGELYVGGAQLCRGYLGGVSSDAFVGDPFLPGERLYRTGDLACVLPDGAIRIAGRADHQLKVRGFRVEPGEIEAALLALAGVRQAVVLPVATAAGDVELAACLVAETGVAETLRDRLAALLPAHMVPARCVGVVEFPRLANGKVDRLALVALASAPEQVSGEADVPTDALQHLLASAMAGLLGRASIGVDDDFFELGAHSLLVIKLAARIRRLLRVDIAPGLVFDHPSVSTLAQAVRVASTDLAQTEQLADTWRLEAGATPS; from the coding sequence ATCGCGCGTCTCGCACCGGGGTGCACGGTGTTCAACCACTACGGACCGACCGAAACCACGGTCGGGGTGATGGTGCACCGGCTCGATGCCGGCGCCGCCTTTCCCGACGTGCTGCCGTTGTCGCAGGTGCTGGCCAACAACCGCGTGCGCGTGCTCGATGCGGCCTTGCGGCTCGCGCCCACGGGCGCGCTGGGCGAGTTGTACGTCGGCGGTGCGCAGCTGTGCCGCGGCTACCTTGGCGGCGTGTCGTCGGATGCATTCGTGGGCGACCCCTTCCTGCCCGGCGAGCGGCTCTACCGCACGGGTGACCTGGCGTGCGTGTTGCCGGATGGCGCGATCCGTATCGCCGGCCGCGCGGACCACCAGTTGAAGGTGCGCGGCTTTCGCGTCGAGCCCGGCGAGATCGAGGCCGCGCTGCTGGCGCTGGCGGGTGTGCGACAGGCCGTGGTCCTGCCTGTTGCCACTGCCGCGGGTGACGTGGAACTTGCGGCCTGCCTGGTCGCCGAAACCGGCGTGGCCGAGACGCTGCGCGACCGGCTGGCCGCGCTGTTGCCGGCCCACATGGTGCCGGCGCGTTGCGTCGGGGTAGTGGAGTTTCCGCGCCTGGCGAACGGCAAGGTCGACCGCCTCGCGCTCGTGGCACTGGCCAGCGCACCCGAGCAGGTATCCGGGGAGGCGGACGTGCCCACCGACGCACTGCAGCACCTGCTGGCCAGCGCCATGGCCGGGCTGCTGGGACGCGCGTCCATCGGCGTGGACGACGACTTCTTCGAGCTCGGCGCGCACTCGCTGTTGGTGATCAAGTTGGCCGCGCGCATCCGCCGACTGCTGCGCGTGGACATTGCGCCGGGGCTGGTGTTCGACCACCCGAGCGTCTCGACGTTGGCGCAGGCCGTCCGCGTGGCGAGCACCGACCTCGCGCAGACCGAACAACTCGCGGACACCTGGCGCCTCGAAGCCGGGGCCACACCTTCTTGA
- a CDS encoding non-ribosomal peptide synthetase produces the protein MSESNDIATRRAKLTPAQLALLQRRLRRDGTDDAAPGEAASQAAARVSPEGIARTADDGGCAPVSFMQQGQWFLWQLDAGNTAYHVGGGLGFSGPLDVGALQEAVRRLVLRHDSLRTVFGAGSDGLPVQRIDPAARIDIPFADLSLLDAGARASRHREAVVQVCRAPFDLTAGPLLRGALLKMADDEHQLLLMLHHIVSDAWTVELILDELARLYAQQVDAAAAAAAVSGPEPEIRYIDFARWQHRWLEGEEGARQLAYWRQRLGASQPVLDLATDRPRTANAGYSAAQHALDVPAPLARELKRQARAQGGTLFMVLLAAFHGVLFRYTGQEEIRVGVPVAGRNRPETAGVVGAFINTVVMGARPHTRMPLAELLAQVRDTAFEAQAHQELPYERLVQALRAEGGNAAAPLFQVMFNHLGEGDRPLRGWPRLRVRRIDLEERAAPFELTLETIERADGSIRCAFRYAAELFEPATIARLAGHYHRVLEALAADPQQALGAIALLGDDEHAQLAAWGINAHGHGEAVPVHHVIARRAAAHPHDEALAFGDQVLTYAELDRRANRLAHRLIAHGVRPESLVGVVLERSVELVIALLAVMKAGGAYVPLDPEHPADRIAYMVQDSGLALVLTQGHLAERLPADAGVPLLAIDAPEALGAGDFADSDPAVALDAENLAYVIYTSGSTGKPKGAANRHRALHNRLAWMQQAYGLAPGDTVLQKTPFSFDVSVWEFFWPLMYGARLAVAAPGDHRDPARLVALIRRHRVCTLHFVPSMLQAFLAQPDVEACTTLRRIVCSGEALPAEAQNEVLRRLPQAKLYNLYGPTEAAIDVTHWTCRDDGRSQVSIGRPVSGIQTHVLDASLNLVPAGVAGELYLGGIGLARGYVGRPGLTAVRFVADPFDAERGGRLYRTGDLVRWNSQGQLDYLGRLDHQVKIRGFRIELGEIEAQLLAHPGVREAVVVAQQAPGGARLVAYVSPHAGQDVDAAALREWLGRTLTEYMVPSLLMTLPALPLNANGKIDRKALPLVQATDAGTGAHEPPSGALEETLARVWGELLGVSEVGRHAHFFELGGHSLMAAQLVSRLRAGAALQLPLKEVFDHPVLRDMAVRLQPAEPMAGTPPLMPVARAVQIGLSPTQHRLWLVDRLADAAGRTAYNMATALRFDGPLDPAVLRRALETLVSRHEVLRMAYPENDEGEPVATIAPMAAFDLPWIDSSVAPEAEAARIDTALDTMAAEPFDLAAAAPLRAALLHLGPGRHALLLCVHHIAFDGWSGAIFASEFVAAYAALRDDRPSTLPPLRVQYADYAVWHARMLEATRAQDTAFWRRYLDNAPKGSRLPADEQMQAVTAHAGDSLRVPIEGALVETLNPLALANKTSRFTVMLAAFLALVHREAGVDDLVIGTDVAGRDHPGLEKLMGFFVNVVPLRSRRNADIRFTEWLAQVHASTQSALAHGSVPFDRILDAAGISRAQGGPVRMLFVMQNTPASHFEIPGLRIDVVPQRVRHSKFDIAVFVHEGPRDRPAEWTAEWVYDTGLYRGESIRRWAADWCALLRQWVISPDARVEQLFSSPARKESSMNPMPSPQLGKLDKLKKFAAKTPIATAAAEPATSSIPATALPPVKTSFLSADREFPLVVEAMGSDFDALAWVRGHRDFVDDALARHGGLLFRNFGLQTPQDFEAFAENVEPELYGSYGDLPKKEGGRRTYRSTPYPERQMILYHNESSHMERWPRKQWFYCELPSPVGGATPIVDCREMLRRLPAEIVEAFERKALTYVRTFTPHLDVSWRDFFKTDQRVEVEARLTAGGVEWRWLDPDTLQTRTHCPAVMKHPLTGERVFFNQVQLHHPACLEADVREDLLALVGTERMPRYVCYGDGTPIDDETMAIVGRTYEACAVRFDWRKGDVVMLDNMLAAHARDPYQGPRKIVVAMGAMFERATLLAAEAAGTAAVAETAGSE, from the coding sequence ATGAGCGAGAGCAACGACATCGCCACCCGCCGGGCCAAACTGACACCGGCCCAACTGGCTCTGCTGCAACGCCGCCTGCGGCGCGACGGCACGGATGACGCCGCGCCGGGCGAGGCCGCATCGCAAGCAGCCGCGCGCGTGTCGCCCGAAGGCATCGCCAGGACTGCCGACGATGGCGGCTGTGCGCCCGTCTCCTTCATGCAGCAGGGCCAGTGGTTTCTCTGGCAGCTCGATGCTGGCAACACGGCGTACCACGTCGGTGGCGGCCTCGGCTTCTCGGGGCCGCTGGACGTGGGGGCGCTGCAGGAAGCGGTGCGCCGGCTGGTGCTGCGCCACGACAGCCTTCGCACCGTGTTCGGCGCGGGCTCCGACGGTCTGCCTGTACAGCGCATCGACCCGGCCGCCCGCATCGACATTCCCTTCGCGGACCTGAGCCTTCTCGATGCCGGGGCCCGCGCGTCGCGCCATCGCGAAGCCGTGGTGCAGGTCTGCCGCGCGCCCTTCGACCTGACGGCCGGGCCGCTGCTGCGCGGCGCGCTGCTGAAGATGGCCGACGACGAGCACCAGCTGCTGCTGATGCTGCACCACATCGTCTCCGACGCGTGGACGGTCGAGCTCATCCTCGACGAACTGGCCCGGCTGTATGCGCAGCAGGTCGACGCCGCCGCGGCTGCTGCTGCGGTATCGGGCCCCGAACCCGAGATCCGCTACATCGACTTCGCCCGCTGGCAGCACCGGTGGCTCGAAGGCGAGGAGGGCGCGCGCCAGCTTGCCTATTGGCGCCAGCGGCTCGGCGCAAGCCAGCCGGTGCTCGATCTCGCCACCGACCGACCGCGCACGGCGAATGCCGGCTACAGCGCCGCGCAGCACGCACTCGACGTGCCCGCACCGCTCGCGCGCGAACTGAAGCGGCAGGCCCGCGCGCAGGGCGGCACCCTGTTCATGGTGCTGCTCGCGGCTTTCCATGGCGTGCTGTTCCGCTACACGGGGCAAGAGGAGATTCGCGTCGGCGTGCCGGTTGCGGGCCGCAACCGGCCTGAGACCGCCGGCGTCGTCGGCGCCTTCATCAACACCGTGGTGATGGGCGCGCGCCCGCACACGCGCATGCCCCTGGCCGAACTGCTTGCGCAGGTGCGCGACACCGCCTTCGAGGCGCAGGCGCACCAGGAACTGCCTTATGAGCGGCTGGTCCAGGCATTGCGCGCCGAGGGCGGCAACGCAGCCGCGCCGCTGTTCCAGGTGATGTTCAACCACCTCGGCGAAGGCGACCGCCCGCTGCGCGGCTGGCCGCGCCTTCGCGTGCGCCGCATCGATCTCGAGGAGCGCGCCGCGCCCTTCGAGCTGACACTGGAAACCATCGAGCGCGCCGACGGCAGCATCCGCTGCGCGTTCCGCTATGCGGCCGAGCTGTTCGAGCCCGCCACCATCGCGCGGCTCGCGGGCCACTACCACCGGGTGCTCGAAGCGCTGGCCGCCGACCCGCAACAGGCGCTGGGTGCGATCGCGCTGCTGGGCGACGACGAGCACGCGCAGCTCGCGGCTTGGGGCATCAACGCGCACGGCCACGGCGAGGCCGTGCCCGTGCACCACGTCATCGCGCGCCGGGCGGCCGCGCACCCTCACGACGAGGCGCTGGCCTTCGGCGACCAGGTGCTTACCTATGCCGAACTCGACCGCCGCGCCAACCGGCTCGCGCACCGGCTCATCGCGCACGGCGTGCGGCCCGAGAGCCTGGTGGGCGTCGTGCTGGAGCGCAGCGTCGAACTGGTGATCGCGCTGCTCGCCGTCATGAAGGCCGGCGGCGCCTACGTGCCACTGGACCCCGAGCACCCGGCCGACCGCATCGCCTACATGGTGCAGGACAGCGGGCTCGCGCTGGTCCTCACACAGGGCCACCTGGCCGAACGCTTGCCGGCCGATGCCGGCGTGCCGTTGCTGGCCATCGATGCGCCTGAAGCGCTAGGTGCCGGCGACTTCGCCGACAGCGACCCGGCCGTCGCACTGGATGCCGAGAACCTCGCCTATGTGATCTACACCTCGGGCTCCACGGGCAAGCCCAAGGGCGCCGCCAACCGGCACCGCGCGCTGCACAACCGGCTCGCGTGGATGCAGCAGGCCTACGGCCTCGCGCCCGGCGACACGGTGCTGCAGAAGACGCCGTTCAGTTTCGATGTGTCGGTGTGGGAGTTCTTCTGGCCGCTGATGTATGGCGCGCGGCTCGCCGTGGCCGCGCCGGGCGATCACCGCGATCCGGCCCGCCTGGTCGCGCTGATCCGCCGCCACCGCGTGTGCACGCTGCACTTCGTGCCGTCGATGCTGCAGGCCTTTCTTGCGCAGCCCGACGTCGAGGCCTGCACCACATTGCGGCGCATCGTCTGCAGCGGCGAGGCGCTGCCCGCCGAGGCGCAGAACGAGGTGTTGCGCCGCCTGCCGCAGGCGAAGCTCTACAACCTCTACGGGCCGACCGAAGCGGCCATCGACGTCACGCACTGGACCTGCCGCGACGACGGGCGCAGCCAGGTGTCGATCGGGCGGCCGGTCTCCGGCATCCAGACCCATGTGCTCGACGCCTCGCTGAACCTCGTGCCCGCGGGCGTGGCGGGCGAGCTCTACCTGGGCGGCATCGGGCTTGCGCGCGGCTATGTCGGGCGGCCGGGCCTGACCGCCGTGCGCTTCGTGGCCGACCCCTTCGACGCGGAGCGCGGTGGCCGGCTCTACCGCACCGGCGACCTCGTGCGCTGGAACAGCCAGGGCCAGCTCGACTACCTCGGCCGGCTCGACCACCAGGTGAAGATCCGCGGTTTCCGCATCGAACTCGGCGAGATCGAGGCGCAACTGCTCGCACACCCCGGCGTGCGCGAAGCGGTGGTGGTGGCGCAGCAGGCGCCTGGCGGCGCGCGGCTCGTGGCGTATGTCTCGCCGCATGCGGGGCAGGACGTCGACGCGGCGGCGCTGCGCGAATGGCTCGGCCGCACGCTGACCGAATACATGGTGCCGTCGCTCTTAATGACGCTGCCGGCGCTGCCGCTCAATGCGAACGGCAAGATCGACCGCAAGGCGCTGCCGCTGGTCCAGGCCACGGACGCCGGCACGGGTGCGCACGAGCCGCCGAGCGGCGCACTCGAAGAGACGCTGGCACGCGTCTGGGGCGAGCTGCTGGGCGTGAGCGAAGTCGGGCGCCATGCGCACTTCTTCGAGCTCGGCGGCCATTCGCTGATGGCGGCGCAGCTAGTCTCCCGCCTGCGCGCTGGCGCGGCGCTGCAACTGCCGCTGAAAGAGGTGTTCGACCATCCCGTGCTGCGCGACATGGCGGTGCGGTTGCAGCCCGCGGAACCGATGGCCGGCACGCCGCCGCTGATGCCCGTGGCGCGCGCGGTGCAGATAGGACTCTCGCCCACGCAACATCGCCTCTGGCTCGTCGACCGGCTGGCCGACGCCGCCGGACGCACCGCCTACAACATGGCGACCGCGCTGCGCTTCGACGGGCCGCTCGATCCGGCCGTTCTGCGGCGTGCCCTGGAAACGCTGGTGTCGCGCCACGAGGTGCTGCGCATGGCCTACCCGGAGAACGACGAGGGCGAACCGGTCGCGACCATCGCTCCCATGGCCGCGTTCGATCTGCCGTGGATCGATTCGTCGGTCGCGCCCGAAGCCGAAGCGGCCCGCATCGACACGGCGCTCGACACGATGGCGGCTGAACCCTTCGACCTGGCTGCCGCCGCGCCGTTGCGCGCCGCGCTGCTGCACCTGGGCCCGGGGCGCCATGCGCTCCTGCTTTGCGTGCACCACATCGCGTTCGACGGATGGTCGGGCGCGATCTTCGCGAGCGAGTTCGTGGCGGCCTACGCGGCCCTGCGCGATGACCGTCCTTCGACGCTGCCGCCGCTGCGCGTTCAGTACGCCGACTACGCGGTCTGGCACGCCCGCATGCTCGAAGCCACGCGCGCGCAGGACACGGCGTTCTGGCGGCGCTACCTCGACAACGCGCCCAAGGGCTCGCGCCTGCCTGCGGACGAGCAGATGCAGGCTGTCACCGCGCACGCCGGCGACAGCCTGCGCGTGCCGATCGAGGGCGCGTTGGTGGAGACCCTCAACCCGCTGGCGCTGGCGAACAAGACCTCGCGCTTCACCGTGATGCTTGCGGCCTTCCTGGCGTTGGTGCACCGCGAGGCTGGTGTCGACGACCTCGTCATCGGCACCGACGTCGCGGGGCGCGACCACCCCGGACTCGAAAAGCTCATGGGCTTCTTCGTGAACGTGGTGCCGCTGCGCTCGCGCCGCAACGCCGACATCCGCTTCACCGAGTGGCTGGCGCAGGTGCACGCCTCCACGCAATCGGCACTGGCGCACGGCAGCGTGCCGTTCGACCGCATCCTCGATGCCGCCGGCATCTCGCGCGCGCAGGGCGGGCCGGTGCGGATGCTGTTCGTCATGCAGAACACGCCGGCCAGCCACTTCGAGATTCCGGGCCTGCGCATCGACGTCGTGCCGCAGCGCGTGCGGCATTCGAAGTTCGACATCGCGGTCTTCGTGCACGAAGGCCCGCGCGACCGACCGGCCGAGTGGACGGCCGAATGGGTCTACGACACCGGCCTTTACCGCGGCGAATCGATCAGGCGCTGGGCTGCCGACTGGTGCGCGCTGCTGCGGCAATGGGTCATCTCGCCCGACGCGCGGGTCGAGCAACTATTTTCATCACCTGCTCGCAAGGAATCCTCAATGAATCCGATGCCATCGCCCCAGCTCGGCAAGCTGGACAAGCTCAAGAAATTCGCGGCGAAGACGCCAATCGCGACGGCTGCGGCCGAGCCTGCAACCTCATCGATTCCCGCCACGGCGCTGCCGCCGGTCAAGACCTCGTTCCTGTCCGCGGACCGCGAGTTTCCGCTCGTCGTCGAGGCGATGGGCAGCGACTTCGACGCGCTCGCCTGGGTGCGCGGGCACCGTGACTTCGTCGACGACGCGCTGGCCCGCCACGGCGGCCTGCTGTTCCGCAACTTCGGCCTGCAGACGCCGCAGGACTTCGAGGCCTTTGCCGAGAACGTCGAGCCCGAGCTCTACGGCAGCTACGGCGATCTTCCGAAGAAGGAAGGCGGACGCCGCACCTACCGCTCCACGCCGTACCCCGAGCGGCAGATGATCCTGTACCACAACGAGAGCTCGCACATGGAGCGCTGGCCACGCAAGCAGTGGTTCTACTGCGAGCTGCCGTCGCCCGTGGGCGGCGCGACACCCATCGTCGATTGCCGAGAGATGCTGCGCCGCCTGCCGGCGGAGATCGTCGAGGCTTTCGAGCGCAAGGCGCTGACTTACGTACGAACCTTCACGCCGCACCTGGACGTGAGCTGGCGCGATTTCTTCAAGACCGACCAGCGCGTCGAAGTCGAGGCCCGCCTCACCGCCGGCGGCGTCGAATGGCGCTGGCTCGACCCCGACACGTTGCAGACGCGCACGCACTGCCCGGCCGTCATGAAGCATCCGCTGACCGGCGAGCGCGTGTTCTTCAACCAGGTGCAGCTGCACCACCCCGCCTGCCTCGAAGCCGACGTGCGCGAAGACCTGCTGGCGCTCGTGGGTACCGAGCGCATGCCGCGCTACGTCTGCTACGGCGACGGCACGCCCATTGACGACGAGACCATGGCCATCGTGGGCCGTACCTACGAGGCGTGCGCGGTGCGCTTCGACTGGCGAAAGGGCGACGTGGTCATGCTCGACAACATGCTCGCGGCCCACGCGCGCGACCCCTACCAGGGGCCACGCAAGATCGTCGTGGCCATGGGCGCGATGTTCGAGCGCGCCACGCTGCTGGCCGCCGAAGCGGCAGGCACCGCGGCGGTGGCCGAAACCGCGGGGAGCGAATGA